GTCGCCGGCCTCGATCGCCTCCAGGATGGCGCGGTGCTCGGCCTTCACCGGCGTGATGTCCTGCGGCACCTTGGCGAACAACCGGGCGTGATGGAGATGCGGGTGCAGGTTGCGCACGGCCTCCGCGAGGATCGCGTTGCCGGCCCCTTCCAGCATGGCCTCGTGAAAGGCCTGGTCGGCCTTGTTGGCCGGGATGAAGTCGCGCGCCCGACGGCCTCCCGACGCGCGCTCGAGCGCTTTCAGGCTCTGGCGCATGCGCGCAATCGGAGCCGGCGCACGGCGCTTGGCGAGCGCACGCGCGGCCCAGCCCTCGGTCAGGATGCGATAGGTGAGCAGTTGCTCGAACCATGCCCGGCTCGGCACGGGCGCCACCGAATAGCCCGCGAACGACGACGCCGTCACCAGGCCCTTGGCCGAGAGACGTGAAAGCGCCTCGCGGATCGGCGTCGAGCTGAGGTCGAGTTCGCGGGCCAGCGCGTCGATGTTCAGCCGGGCGCCCGGCGCATAGACGCGATCGAGGATGCGCTCCTGCAGCACATGGACGACCTGATCGGCCAGGGCGACCCTCGATATGACGGTTTCGCGCGGCATCGCCTTCCCTGAATGCGTTGCCGCCTGTCTACCATCTCACGCGGCGACGTCAATCGTGCACGATAAATCGTGCATGATTTTGATGCGCCGGACGCCCTCGCCGCCCCCTCTGCTCCCGGCGTCTGGCCGGCCTCTCGGCAGCGCCTCCGACCGGGGGTCCGTTGAAACGGCGTGGCCCCGATGCCCATCTGTGCGACGGGAGGGGATCATGATCGACTTCAACGGACGCATCGCCCTCGTGACCGGAGCCGGCCGCGGGCTGGGCTTCGCCTATGCACGTGCTCTCGCGGAGCGCGGCGCCACGGTGCTTGTGCAGGATGTCGGCGCGGATCGAAGCGGCAGCGGCGTCGATCGGCGCGTCGCCGAGCAGGCGGCACAGGCGCTGCGCGACGACGGCCTGAGCGCGTTCGGAGTGTCCGACCCGATCGCGACCCGCGATGACTGCCGCTACATCGTGGACGCGGCCGTCGCCGGCCACGGGCGGCTCGACATCCTGATCCACAATGCCGGGTGGGTCGCCTACGAAACCATCGAGGCGATCCGCGAAAGCTCCTTCGACGACATGATGACGATCGCAGCGAAGGCGCCGCTCTGGCTGGCCCAGGCCGCCTGGCCCGCGATGAAGGGAAACGGCTACGGCCGGATCGTGCTGACGACGTCGGACCGGGCAATCTTCCCGCAATACGTGCAGCCGGGGCTCATCGCCTACGCGGCCGCGAAGATGGCAGCGGTCGGCATCGTCAACGTGCTGGCGCATGAGGGCGAAGCGGACGGAATCGTCGTCAACGCCGTCTCGCCCGTCGCCAAGACCCGGATGTGGGGCGTCGAGGGCGAGCCCGACGAGCTCCGCCCCTCGGAGGTCGCACCCGGCGTCGCCTTTCTTGCCTCGGATGCCTGCCGCGAAGGCGGGTGGATCCTTCGAGCCGCCAACGGTCAGTTCCACGCGACCAGGGCTTGCGAGGCCGAAGGCGCCGACGGGTCGCGCAATCTCGCGGCCGTGCGGGCGGCGGACGTGGACGCGGTCGCCGCTGGCTGGCCGCGGATCGCGGTCCGCGCCGTCGAACCGAGGGGATAGGCCGGCGGCAGCGCCCTGCCCCTGCGGTCAGGCCGATATCTCGCTGCCGTCCTGGCCCCAGCGCGTGTGGAAGCTGCCGTCCCGGTCGAGGCGGCGATAGGTGTGCGCGCCGAAATAATCGCGCTGGCCCTGGAGAAGGTTGGCCGGGCCGCGTGCGCGGCGGATGCCGTCGAAATAGGCGAGGCAGGAGCCGAACGCGGGCACGGGCGTGCCGGTCTCGACGGCCAGGGCGACCACCCGCCGCCAGCCGGGGACGCTCCGGGCGATCTCCTTGGCGAAATAGTCGGTCAGGAGAAGATGCTCGGAGCGCGCGTCGCGATAGACCTCGCGGATGCGGTCGAGAAAGCCGGCGCGGATGATGCATCCGCCCCGCCAGATCTTGGCGAGCGTGCCCAGGTCGAGATTCCAGTCATAGGCCTTCGACGCGCCGGCGAGCTGCTCGAACCCCTGCGCGTAGGCAACGATCTTCGAGGCGTAGAGCGCCGCCTGGAGGTCGGCGAGCGCCGCCTCGTCGGGCGCACGCGTCGCGGTCTTCACGTCCTCGTAGAGGCCGGACGCGGCCTGGCGCTGCTCCCTGCGCCCGGACAGGCCGCGCGCGAACACCGCCTCGGTGATCGCGGTGATCGGCACGCCGAGCTCCAGCGCGGACTGCGCGGTCCAGCGGCCGGTGCCCTTCTGCTCGGCCTCGTCCAGGATGACGTCGACCAGCGCCTTGCCGGTCGCGTCGTCGATCTTGCGCAGCACCTCGATCGTGATGTCGATGAGATAGGAGTTGAGCGGCCCCTTCTGCCAGCCGGCGAAGACGTCGGCGATCGCCCACGCTTCCATGCCGTAGACGCTCTTCAGAAGATCGTAGGTCTCGGCGATGAGCTGCATGTCGGCATATTCGATGCCGTTGTGCACCATCTTGACGTAGTGACCGGCGCCGCCCGGCCCGATATGGGCGCAGCAGGGCTCGCCGTCGACCTTGGCCGCCATCTTCATGACGAAGGGCTCGATCCGACCGAACGCCTCGGCGTCGCCGCCCGGCATGATGCTGGGTCCGTTGAGCGCGCCCTCCTCGCCGCCCGACACGCCCATGCCGACAAAGCGCAGGCCCTTGCCGGCCATCTCCCGCGAGCGCCGCTCGGTGTCGTTGAACAGGGAATTGCCGGCGTCGATCAGGATGTCGCCCTGGTCGAGATGCGGAGCGAGCTCGGCCATGACCTCGTCCACGGGCTTGCCGGCCTTGACCATCAGGATGATCGCGCGCGGCTTGACGAGGGACGCGACGAACCGCTCGATCGACTCGGCGCCTTCGAGGGCACCTTCGTGGCCGTGCTCCTCGATCAGAGCCTTGGTCCGAGCCGTGTTGCGGTTGAAGACGGCCACCTTGTAGCCGTTGCGCGCGGCGTTGCGCGCGAGGTTCGCGCCCATGACGGCGAGGCCGAACACGCCCAGGTCGTTGGTGCCTGTCATCGCCTTCGTTTCCTTCCTGCGATCCCGGGAACCCGGCACCGCGCTGGCTGCGCAGGCCTGGCTCGCTTCCGTGGCGGGCACCATGGCAAGCCAGGCCGGTGCTGGGAAGCGATGTCAGGGCGCGGCTGGGCTGATTCGGCGTGACGGGCGCGGGCGGCGGCGCGGCCTACCGCTCCGGCGCCTCCATCTCGCGGTTGACGGTCAGCGCGACCAGCGTGCAGACCGCGCCGGACAGGAGATAGGCTCCCGCCGAGATCAGGCCGAACTGGCTGGAGAGAACGAGCGCCGCGAGGGGCGCGAAGCCGGCGCCGAACAGCCAGGCGAGGTCGGAGGTCAGGGCCGAGCCGGTGTAGCGATGGTAGGGCGAGAAGCTCGACGCGACCGCGCCCGACGACTGCCCGAAGGACAGGCCCAGAATGATGAAGCCGACGATCATGAAGATCGCCTCGCCGACATCGCCTCCGTCCAGCAATTGCGGCGCGAACCCGCTGTAGACCGCGATCGCCCCCGCCGTGTAGGCGAGCAGGTGTCGCCGTCCGATCCGGTCGGCGACGAAGCCCGACGCCACGATCGCGAGCACGCCGACCGCCGCGCCGACGATCTCGATGACGAGGAAGCGCGCCGGCGGCTGCTCTGTGAACAGGAAGATCCAGGACAGCGGGAAGACCGTCACCATGTGGAACAGGGCGAAGCTCGCCAGCGGGGCGAACGCGCCGACCACGATGGTCCGGCCTTCCTCGCGCAGCGTTTCGAGCACGGGCGCGGGCTGCAGCTCGCGGCTCTCGAACAGGCGCGTGTATTCCGGCGTCGCGATCATCCGCAGCCGGGCGAACAGCGCGACGACGTTGAGCGCGAAGGCGACGAAGAACGGATAGCGCCAGCCCCAACTGAAGAAGTCCTCGGCCGAGAGCAGGAACAGGAAGAACGCGAACAAGGCACTGGCCACGATCAGGCCGAGCGGCGCGCCCAATTGCGGGATCATCGCGTACCAGCCGCGCTTGCGGTCCGGCGCGCTCAAGGCGAGCAGCGAGGCCAGCCCATCCCACACGCCGCCCAAGGCGAAGCCCTGGCCGATCCGGGCGAGGGCCAGGAGCCAGACCGAGGCCGCGCCGATCTGGTCGTAGCCCGGCAGGAAGGCGATCGCGACGGTCGAGGTGCCGAGCAGGAACAGGGCGATGGTCAGCTTGGTGCCCCGGCCGTGGACGCGATCGATCGCCATGAAGGTGAGCGAGCCGAACGGCCGCGCCATGAAGGCGAGCGCGAACAGGGCGAACGAGTAGAAGGTGCCGGTCAACGGGTCGGCGTAGGGGAAGAGCAGCTGGGGGAAGACCAGGACCGAGGCGATGGCGTAGACGAAGAAGTCGAAGAACTCCGACGTCCGGCCGATGATCACGCCGATCGCGATGTCGCCCGGGCGCACCTCGCCATGCCGGGCATTGATCTGCCGCGCGTGGCGTTCGGCTGGTGAAGAGGACGGTGCCGCCATCTCTGCGCTCATCGCTGGATCTCGTTTCCTCATCCGCTCACGTCGTCAACGAACGCCGGCCGCAGGCGTTCCGCGCTCTCTTTGTCGTGTCACAGACGTGGGCGGCATTGGGCAAATTGTCCAATGTCAGGCATGCTGCGCTGCATCTAGCTAACGGCGCAACCGTCCTCCGACCATCGGCGAGTAGTGTCTTGAGCCGTCATCCGATCCTCGTGCTGCTGCCGCTCCTGGCGATGCTGAGCGGCTGCAATACCGTGGTGCTCAGCCCGTCCGGCGACGTGGCGACACAGCAGGGCAACCTGATCATCATCTCGACCGTGCTGATGCTGATCATCATCGTCCCGGTGATGATCCTCACCGTCCTGTTCGCCTGGCGCTACCGCCACACGAACACGAACGCGCGCTACGAGCCCGACTGGGACCACTCGACCCGCCTGGAGCTGATCATCTGGGCCGCGCCCCTGCTGATCATCATCTGCTTGGGCGCGATCACCTGGGCCGCCACGCATCTGCTCGACCCCTACCGCCCGCTCGACCGCATCGCGCCGGGGCGGCCGGTCGCCGAGGACACCCAGCCGCTCGAGGTCGAGGTGACGGCGCTCGACTGGAAATGGCTGTTCATCTACCCGCAATACGGCATCGCGACCGTGAACGAGCTGGCCGCGCCTGTGGACCGGCCGATCAACTTCCGCATCACCTCGGCCTCGGTGATGAACTCCTTCTACATCCCGGCCCTGGCCGGACAGATCTACGCCATGGCCGGCATGGAGACCAAGCTGCATGCCGTCATCAACGCGCCCGGCGCCTATGAGGGCTTTTCGGCCAACTACAGCGGCCACGGCTTCTCCGGCATGCGCTTCCGGTTCCACGGCATGGCCGACGCCGACTTCGACGGCTGGGTCAACGAGGTGCGCGCCGCGGACGGCGGCCTCGACACCCGTGCGTATCTCGACCTCGAACGGCCCAGCGAGAACGTCGCGCCGATCCGCTACGCGAGCGTCGAGCCCGACCTGTTCCGCCGCATCGTCAACATGTGCGTCGAGCCCGGCAAGATGTGCATGAGCGAGATGATGGCGATCGACGCGCAAGGCGGCCTCGGCATGGCCGGGATCGAGAACACCCGTCCGCTCGCCTACGACAAGCTCGCCAAGCGGGGCACGGCGGCGTTCGGGCCCGATCCGAGCTACGTCGCGTCGATCTGCTCCACCGACGAGGCGCTGGCCATGATCCGCGAGGCGCCGGCGCGGACGCCCGTGCCCGCCACGCCCGTTCTGGGCGCCGGACTGCCCGCGCCGACCCCGGCGGCGTTCGGCCTGCCGCCCGGGCCGGCCGGCCTCATGTCCCGGCCGTCGAATTCCTGACGGAGCGAACGCATCATGCCCGACATCTCCACGCTCCTGACCGCGATCTTCGGCCGCCTCACGCTCGAGGCGATCCCGTATCACGAGCCGATCCTGGTCGTGACCTTCATCGCGGTCGCCCTCGGCGGCGTCGCCGTCCTCGGCGCGATCACCTATTTCCGCCTCTGGGGCTACCTCTGGCACGAGTGGTTCACGACCGTCGATCACAAGCGGATCGGCATCATGTACATGGTGCTGGGCGTGATCATGCTGCTGCGCGGCTTTTCCGACGCGATCATGATGCGCCTGCAGCAGGCCATGGCGTTCGGCGGCTCCGAGGGCTACCTCAACGCGCATCACTACGACCAGGTCTTCACGGCCCACGGCGTGATCATGATCTTCTTCGTGGCCATGCCGATGGTCACGGGCCTGATGAACTACGTCGTGCCGCTCCAGATCGGCGCGCGCGACGTGGCCTTTCCCTTCCTCAACAACTTCAGCTTCTGGATGACGACCGGCGGCGCCGTGCTGGTCATGATGTCGTTGTTCCTGGGCGAGTTCGCGCAGACCGGCTGGCTCGCCTACCCGCCCCTCTCGAACATCGCCTACAGCCCCTATGTCGGCGTCGACTACTATGTCTGGGCGCTGCAGGTGGCAGGCGTCGGCACGCTGCTCTCCGGCGTCAACCTGATCGCGACCATCGTGAAGATGCGCGCGCCCGGCATGGGCCTGATGAAGATGCCGGTCTTCACCTGGACGTCGCTCTGCACGAACATCCTGATCGTCGCCGCCTTCCCGGTGCTGACCGCGGTCCTGGCCCTGCTCTCGCTCGACCGCTATGTCGGCACCAACTTCTTCACGAACGACTTCGGCGGCAACCCGATGATGTACGTGAACCTCATCTGGATCTGGGGCCATCCGGAAGTCTACATCCTGATCCTGCCGGCCTTCGGCATCTTCTCCGAGGTCACTTCCACCTTCTCCGGCAAGCGGCTGTTCGGCTACACCTCGATGGTCTACGCGACCGTCGTCATCACGATCCTGTCCTATCTGGTCTGGCTGCACCACTTCTTCACCATGGGCTCGGGCGCCAGCGTGAACTCGTTCTTCGGGATCACGACGATGATCATCTCGATCCCGACCGGCGCCAAGATCTTCAACTGGCTGTTCACCATGTATCGCGGCCGGATCCGGTTCGAGCTGCCGATGATGTGGACGATCGCCTTCATGCTGACCTTCGTGATCGGCGGCATGACCGGCGTGCTGCTCGCCGTGCCGCCGGCCGACTTCGTCCTGCACAACAGCCTGTTCCTGGTCGCCCACTTCCACAACGTCATCATCGGCGGAGTCCTGTTCGGCCTGTTCGCCGGCATCTACTACTGGTGGCCGAAGGCGTTCGGCTTCCGGCTCGATCCGTTCTGGGGCAAGCTGTCCTTCTGGTTCTGGGTGGTCGGCTTCTACTTCGCCTTCATGCCGCTCTACGTCCTCGGCCTGATGGGCGTCACCCGGCGCATGCGCGTGTTCGACGATCCGTCCCTGCAGATCTGGTTCTTGATCGCGGGCCTGGGCGCGGCCCTGATCGCGGCCGGCATCGCCTCGATGCTCGTCCAGTTCTACGTGAGCATCCGCGACCGCGAGCGGCTGCGCGACACGACAGGCGACCCCTGGAACGGCCGCACGCTGGAATGGGCGACCTCCTCGCCGCCGCCCGACTACAACTTCGCCTTCACGCCCGTGATCCACGACAACGACGCCTGGTCGGACATGAAGGCCCGCGGCTATGCCCGGCCGGTCGAGGGTTTCCGCGACATCCACATGCCGAGCAACACGGGGACCGGCGTCGTCCTCGCGGGCTTGAGCGTCGCCCTGGCGTTCGGCCTGATCTGGTACATGTGGTGGCTGGCGGCGCTCAGCTTCATCGGCCTGCTCGTCGTCGCGATCGGCCACACCTTCAACTACGACCGCGCCTTCCACATCCCGGCCGAGCAGGTCGTGCGGACGGAAGACGAGCGCACGCGCGCGCTCGCGGCGCAGGGCTGAGCCATGACCACCACCGTGACAGCGGTCCACCAGGACACCGAGGCGCCCGTCTTCTACCTGGCCGACGAGCACGAGCACGCCGAGGGCGGCAGCACCATGCTCGGCTTCTGGATCTATCTGATGAGCGATTGCCTCATCTTTGCGGTCCTGTTCGCCACCTACGGCGTCCTGGGCGGCAGCTACGCCGCCGGGCCCTCGCCGCGCGACCTGTTCGACCTCGAGCTGGTCGCGCTCAACACGAGCATGCTGCTGCTCTCCTCGATCACCTACGGCTTCGCCATGCTGACCATGGAGAAGGACCGGGTCGGGGCCACGCAGCTCTGGCTGGCCGTCACCGGCCTGTTCGGCCTCGCCTTCCTCGGCATCGAGCTCTACGAGTTCGCGCACCTGATCCACGAGGGCGCGACGCCCCAGCGCAGCGCCTTCCTGTCGTCCTTCTTCGCGCTGGTCGGCACGCACGGCCTGCACGTCACCTTCGGCATCGTTTGGCTCGTGACCCTGATGGTCCAGGTCGGGCAGCGCGGGCTGATCCCCGCGAACAGGCGGCGCCTGATGTGCCTCAGCATGTTCTGGCACTTCCTCGACGTCGTCTGGATCGGCGTGTTCACCTTCGTCTATCTCATGGGGATGCTGCGATGAGCACCGAGACGCACGCGGCGCATCACGGCCACGACGCTCCGGCGCACGGCTCGCT
Above is a genomic segment from Geminicoccaceae bacterium SCSIO 64248 containing:
- a CDS encoding GntR family transcriptional regulator, with product MPRETVISRVALADQVVHVLQERILDRVYAPGARLNIDALARELDLSSTPIREALSRLSAKGLVTASSFAGYSVAPVPSRAWFEQLLTYRILTEGWAARALAKRRAPAPIARMRQSLKALERASGGRRARDFIPANKADQAFHEAMLEGAGNAILAEAVRNLHPHLHHARLFAKVPQDITPVKAEHRAILEAIEAGDEDAAERALTAHLQASWHRYDGWTADETG
- a CDS encoding SDR family NAD(P)-dependent oxidoreductase, producing the protein MIDFNGRIALVTGAGRGLGFAYARALAERGATVLVQDVGADRSGSGVDRRVAEQAAQALRDDGLSAFGVSDPIATRDDCRYIVDAAVAGHGRLDILIHNAGWVAYETIEAIRESSFDDMMTIAAKAPLWLAQAAWPAMKGNGYGRIVLTTSDRAIFPQYVQPGLIAYAAAKMAAVGIVNVLAHEGEADGIVVNAVSPVAKTRMWGVEGEPDELRPSEVAPGVAFLASDACREGGWILRAANGQFHATRACEAEGADGSRNLAAVRAADVDAVAAGWPRIAVRAVEPRG
- the gndA gene encoding NADP-dependent phosphogluconate dehydrogenase; the protein is MTGTNDLGVFGLAVMGANLARNAARNGYKVAVFNRNTARTKALIEEHGHEGALEGAESIERFVASLVKPRAIILMVKAGKPVDEVMAELAPHLDQGDILIDAGNSLFNDTERRSREMAGKGLRFVGMGVSGGEEGALNGPSIMPGGDAEAFGRIEPFVMKMAAKVDGEPCCAHIGPGGAGHYVKMVHNGIEYADMQLIAETYDLLKSVYGMEAWAIADVFAGWQKGPLNSYLIDITIEVLRKIDDATGKALVDVILDEAEQKGTGRWTAQSALELGVPITAITEAVFARGLSGRREQRQAASGLYEDVKTATRAPDEAALADLQAALYASKIVAYAQGFEQLAGASKAYDWNLDLGTLAKIWRGGCIIRAGFLDRIREVYRDARSEHLLLTDYFAKEIARSVPGWRRVVALAVETGTPVPAFGSCLAYFDGIRRARGPANLLQGQRDYFGAHTYRRLDRDGSFHTRWGQDGSEISA
- a CDS encoding MFS transporter, which encodes MSAEMAAPSSSPAERHARQINARHGEVRPGDIAIGVIIGRTSEFFDFFVYAIASVLVFPQLLFPYADPLTGTFYSFALFALAFMARPFGSLTFMAIDRVHGRGTKLTIALFLLGTSTVAIAFLPGYDQIGAASVWLLALARIGQGFALGGVWDGLASLLALSAPDRKRGWYAMIPQLGAPLGLIVASALFAFFLFLLSAEDFFSWGWRYPFFVAFALNVVALFARLRMIATPEYTRLFESRELQPAPVLETLREEGRTIVVGAFAPLASFALFHMVTVFPLSWIFLFTEQPPARFLVIEIVGAAVGVLAIVASGFVADRIGRRHLLAYTAGAIAVYSGFAPQLLDGGDVGEAIFMIVGFIILGLSFGQSSGAVASSFSPYHRYTGSALTSDLAWLFGAGFAPLAALVLSSQFGLISAGAYLLSGAVCTLVALTVNREMEAPER
- the cyoA gene encoding ubiquinol oxidase subunit II; its protein translation is MSRHPILVLLPLLAMLSGCNTVVLSPSGDVATQQGNLIIISTVLMLIIIVPVMILTVLFAWRYRHTNTNARYEPDWDHSTRLELIIWAAPLLIIICLGAITWAATHLLDPYRPLDRIAPGRPVAEDTQPLEVEVTALDWKWLFIYPQYGIATVNELAAPVDRPINFRITSASVMNSFYIPALAGQIYAMAGMETKLHAVINAPGAYEGFSANYSGHGFSGMRFRFHGMADADFDGWVNEVRAADGGLDTRAYLDLERPSENVAPIRYASVEPDLFRRIVNMCVEPGKMCMSEMMAIDAQGGLGMAGIENTRPLAYDKLAKRGTAAFGPDPSYVASICSTDEALAMIREAPARTPVPATPVLGAGLPAPTPAAFGLPPGPAGLMSRPSNS
- the cyoB gene encoding cytochrome o ubiquinol oxidase subunit I → MPDISTLLTAIFGRLTLEAIPYHEPILVVTFIAVALGGVAVLGAITYFRLWGYLWHEWFTTVDHKRIGIMYMVLGVIMLLRGFSDAIMMRLQQAMAFGGSEGYLNAHHYDQVFTAHGVIMIFFVAMPMVTGLMNYVVPLQIGARDVAFPFLNNFSFWMTTGGAVLVMMSLFLGEFAQTGWLAYPPLSNIAYSPYVGVDYYVWALQVAGVGTLLSGVNLIATIVKMRAPGMGLMKMPVFTWTSLCTNILIVAAFPVLTAVLALLSLDRYVGTNFFTNDFGGNPMMYVNLIWIWGHPEVYILILPAFGIFSEVTSTFSGKRLFGYTSMVYATVVITILSYLVWLHHFFTMGSGASVNSFFGITTMIISIPTGAKIFNWLFTMYRGRIRFELPMMWTIAFMLTFVIGGMTGVLLAVPPADFVLHNSLFLVAHFHNVIIGGVLFGLFAGIYYWWPKAFGFRLDPFWGKLSFWFWVVGFYFAFMPLYVLGLMGVTRRMRVFDDPSLQIWFLIAGLGAALIAAGIASMLVQFYVSIRDRERLRDTTGDPWNGRTLEWATSSPPPDYNFAFTPVIHDNDAWSDMKARGYARPVEGFRDIHMPSNTGTGVVLAGLSVALAFGLIWYMWWLAALSFIGLLVVAIGHTFNYDRAFHIPAEQVVRTEDERTRALAAQG
- the cyoC gene encoding cytochrome o ubiquinol oxidase subunit III translates to MTTTVTAVHQDTEAPVFYLADEHEHAEGGSTMLGFWIYLMSDCLIFAVLFATYGVLGGSYAAGPSPRDLFDLELVALNTSMLLLSSITYGFAMLTMEKDRVGATQLWLAVTGLFGLAFLGIELYEFAHLIHEGATPQRSAFLSSFFALVGTHGLHVTFGIVWLVTLMVQVGQRGLIPANRRRLMCLSMFWHFLDVVWIGVFTFVYLMGMLR